The segment GTTGAACCCTAAATGGGGCCTTCATTCCTCTCCCTGTTGTGTTGTCAGTCTGTGCTTTTAGCGGGGACATTCCAACCTAGGCCACCAAGTGTGCTTGGGAGGATAAATGGTAGCAATTCAGGACCTTGTCTCCTGGACAATGTACATACCTTTCCCATCTTAGGAAGTTAGAAGAGACCATTCATGATCTGAATGAAACCAGGAATGAGCTGTCATCTGCCAAACATAATCTGAAGGCGactaaagaagaaatggagaagtaTCGGTAAGTCCAGACACTACCTACTACTGGCTCCTGAAATCCCTGTTCCCTTTGGATTCCTCATCTTGGTACATTATTAGGACTCAGGtaatatacacaaaaattcaGAGGATATATCCAGAGAGAATTAACAGCCACAGAAAGATAAGGAACAAAACAATTACATTACTAAACATGTCCTGATCCCCAGCGCTGGCGTGACTCTGTGGAAACTGACTCCACACCAGTGTCCTTGGTGTCACTTGTCCTAATCTTGAGGAGAGCAGTTTGTCCTAGGATGAATCTTACCTATAAACGTTGTAGTGCCATCTGATGGTGGTGGTCTTTGCAACCCTGGGAACCATGGCGAGGATAGAAGTTCAAGGAGAATAGAGCTTCATGACCAAAGACACTTGTCATGTGATAACTGAGGGAAGGATTGAAAATGGGTAAGGAAATTATTCAATCCTGAACCTGCAGGTGAAGGAAAACGATTAAGGAAGGCTGCAACAATAGCTTTGATCCTACTGTCCAGTTATAATGAGGTGAAAGTGGTTCTTGTGTCGGGATCTGATGCATGAGGGGACTGATAGAGGAGGTTGGTCACTTGGGCAATGATGGAAAATCACACCCCATGTTGGGTTGTGTCTGATGAAAACACTTGTCCCTCAGACAACAAGTGGAAGACATGCAACATCAGCTTTCAGAGGCGGAGTTCACCTTCCAAAGCCAGGTAACCTGAGTTGTGCCCAACACACTGACCCCTTGACGCCCCCTGCAGGTGACGGTAGTGGCCCTTAGAGCCCTGAACATGGGCTTTTGGTGTGTTGGCTTTTTTCAGATGGCAGTGCAGGAGAGGAATGCTGTGGCTAACTGGGtgagtgttttccttttcctcgTCTTCTCTTGGGGCACAGTCTGGCAGAACCGATGATGGGTGTGCTTTTCTCCCACAGATGAGGGCTCAGGAttgggagaggaggagagtgcagcagagcagggagaacGCCTACCTGAAACACAGGTGTGAGAGTTTGACGTGTGTTTTTACGGTTTGGAGGGGTGACGGCTCTGCTGTTTAGCGCCTAGGAGAGGACGTGGTGTTTTAATTCTTAAGAAATGTCCGTTCTTTTTCTGCGTTCAAGACTGCGCATGATGGAAGGGGAGATGCTGCCTGTGGGACCCACGCGGTGCAGACCGATTCCGGGAAGGCCTGAGTTCCAGAAGCCTCTGTGGCAAGGTAGGAAGCACGATGTGAAATGCAGC is part of the Mustela nigripes isolate SB6536 unplaced genomic scaffold, MUSNIG.SB6536 HiC_scaffold_7333, whole genome shotgun sequence genome and harbors:
- the LOC132009208 gene encoding transport and Golgi organization protein 1 homolog, producing MEKYRQQVEDMQHQLSEAEFTFQSQMAVQERNAVANWMRAQDWERRRVQQSRENAYLKHRLRMMEGEMLPVGPTRCRPIPGRPEFQKPLWQGRKHDVKCSSLISAVKPHGAFPIPGHLPL